Proteins from one Alysiella filiformis genomic window:
- a CDS encoding S6 family peptidase, with amino-acid sequence MKKKSTQRHQNQTFRRTALASLISLAATSAHASIVRSDIDYQYFRDFAENKGQFVAGTQNIEVYDKKGNNLGVTLKGLPMPDFSGVPQIGTFVEAGLGIMMTPQYYGTVAHNVNAGVRFGQTGKLNPDSNRYHYQLADRNDAEKTDKNIPHWDYGTPRLEKLVTEAIPAPIANISLSNTELINNPRFAAFARIGAGRQFTIDAAGAKPNQVSNSYNYLAGGSLLPFIPTAMNEAVEYNATKGLFTDGVDPLATQPRKGDSGSAILGFDTTLNQWVTVAHHQSSNGNESIPWGRAMIARKAFFEERVKEDIAGNISNRVNNQRYNWTPTGNTSNITGGSTTLKVDLRDDALPKPTTGSPHIPSANHGKTVNISGSNGTLHLTQDINQGAGALYFDANFTVSGSQANTTWLGAGVSVANGKTVNWQVHNPKDDRLSKIGGGTLNITGVGMNQGSISVGDGKVVLNQQADATGQKQAFSQVGLTSGRGTVVLGDNKQLLDNNNIYFGSRGGRLDLNGNHLTFERIQNTDDGAQIVNHNTNQAASVTLARSKEVTPQNVVFEENRNKKHDYAIYLAKRSDGSIDYYAVNEGRNPASVGFPAQKSNGATWRYLSSDRDEALNIFLKMKANAPLLAKKDAFFGKLGETNATLPNGRLDVHFNPSLKDDIYILNGGSNLNGNISVQNGTLVLSGTPTPHAYDHLNGTEVMLDHDWVTRDFNATHINVDSGSLKTSRNVGNITANISVSGNARAELGFVNGEEIYTRSLHTGITTAENKTYDADILAYIPETRVNGNINLRDNATLRLNVDYDRNITASNATTIELANNGHWTLPSSQAIGNLDGVSGSQITLNAQNKEGVETATSFNTLTVNGNLDGNIHFNYLSNVAQQQADKLVVKGYAAGDHTLSVRNTGAEANIQKLTLVELQNAVQNGDDVSFQLSGGYVDAGAYRYTLKNDAGKEYYLSNPKRAAELAKLREEEAKKAAAEAEKAKQALADAQKAKADAEAALAAAQTGNNNAQLDALRQQLAQAEKQAEQAKTELAEAKRQEETVQKLMQEMFDSLTAAQKAKEQAEAQKQEIESEKNTLQQQLNEANTQKQQAQEAADTAQTALQEAINAKNEAEQAQNQAQTALQNAQAAQRQADADKAKALQDLQAAQAQKAELQRQLTNAQNSQTASGEELAALREQLAQANTQLDEKTQALNQANTAKEQAETAKTQAENAQKQAESQFTQAQNDLATARRKKDEAEEQATALQQQKDQIQAKLNQTTQQLADAEAQTAQAEQQLSVLQEQKLAADTAREQAEAAQKAAEDAQTAAQNEIAKLQDAKEKAEAESARQAELARQAELAKQASDLAKQKAEEDKANAIAEAERQAELARQAETAKVAAQNALKLAEDAKNQAQTDLAKAQTDKNTAQAELAQALKDKEDAQKALQNAQATGGQALADAQKALDAANAKVREHEQALQAAQTAQQAAESAQKLAENQRDTALTSLAQAEKAKTDAEQAVTQIQAALNQAQADKQASDLAKQKAEEDKANAIAEAKRQAELARQAEAAKVTAQNALKLAEDAKNQAQADLAKAQTDKNTAQAELAQALKDKEDAQKALQNAQADGGQALADAQKALDAANAKVREHEQAVQAAQNAQQAAESAQKLAENQRDTALSSLAQAEKAKTDAEQTLTQIQAALTQAQADKQASDLAKQKAEEDKANAIAEAERQAELARQAETAKVAAQNALKLAEDAKNQAQTDLTKAEAAKTAAESAKKLAETARQNAENQLQVALTAKTAAETAQQQAESELATALRDKKIAEDALKLAQDSGNQDVAKLQSDLAQANQLVQDKEQALQAAQNAQQAAESAQKLAENQRDTALNSLAQAEKAKTDAEQAITQIQAALTQVQADKQASDLAKQKAEEDKANAIAEAERQAELARQAETAKVAAQNALKLAEDAKNQAQTDLATAEAAKTAAESAKELAETARQNAENQLQAALTAKDVAETEKTKAQTELAQALKDKEDAQKALQNAQATGGQVLADAQKALDAANAKVREHEQALQTAQNAQQAAESAQKIAENQRDTALTSLAQAEKAKTDAEQALTQIQAALTQAQADKAKAEQDKQASDLAKQQAEQDKQASDLAKQKAEEDKANAIAEAERQAELARQAETAKVAAQNALKLAEDAKNQAQTDLATAEAAKTAAESAKELAETARQNAENQLQAALTAKTAAETAQQQAESELATALRDKKIAEDALKLAQDSGNQDVAKLQSDLAQANQLVQDKEQALQAAQNAQQAAESAQKLAENQRDTALTSLAQAEKAKTDAEQAVTQIQAALTQAQADKAKAEQDKQASDLEKQKAEEDKVKAEQDKQASDLAKQKAEEDKANAIAEAERQAELARQAETAKVAAQNALKLAEDAKNQAQIDLATAEAAKMAAESAKELAETARQNAESQLQAALTAKDVAETEKTKAQTELATALRDKKIAEDALKLAQDSGNQDVAKLQSDLAQANQLVQDKEQALQAAQNAQQAAESAQKLAENQRDTALTSLAQAEKAKTDAEQAVTQIQAALNQAQADKVKAEQDKQASDLAKQKAEEDKVKAEQDKQASDLAKQKAEEDKANAIAEAERQAELARQAETAKVAAQNALKLAEDAKNQAQTDLTKAEAAKTAAESAKELAETARQNAENQLQAALTAKTAAETAQKQAESELATALHDKKIAEDALKLAQDSGNQDVAKLQSDLAQANQLVQDKEQALQAAQNAQQAAESAQKLAENQRDTALTSLAQAEKAKTDAEQTLTQIQAALTQAQADKAKAEQDKQTSDLAKQKSEQAKLQADLAAQQAQTAQKRAEVEATRQATAAAQSEIAKQAAQLQAQNAQKAQAIAEAAQQVAQLALKQAQTAQAELEAWNQRLQAAAQADAQTIAQIRNELAKAQALANETAQAVQAAQQDLTQKQAQLTQVQAQNTQIQAQLNQEKTLREQAQIAQQAAEQVQQAAEQAKLNAIAAQSQSEREKQQAQQALAQAEQLAQEKIAQAAQLEHERDQIAKQLAQALNQAQTQAGELAQAQAQTNLALAQIQEKEQELAAAQAEAERQRAVLAAEIAKQQAEAAKQKKQSEIISQYANAALSEVSATAHQQQHIASRIDERLQHLNGKNSGAWAQTDTSKTQHQSDQYRGYEQDSKLTQIGLDKTVEIGTGSLTVGAALNHLRYDASYADDFKGKGQTTTGTVYGKWHGESGFAVNADVSAGQAKSELTTRHASAPKSDIKRDVGSVGVGISQDWNVGGVEIQAHTGVRHQHLGKADYAIEAQDGSQVQVQQGKIGITSYQAGVNVGKTVETANGVKIRPHAGVAYRHNNSSAKVAINGQELTQKFANEVKGQVGVSVGKGSWEVQLKADYAKNNESGEKKSALLGVNWKF; translated from the coding sequence ATGAAAAAGAAATCCACCCAACGTCATCAAAATCAAACCTTTCGCCGCACCGCGCTTGCCTCGCTGATTTCATTGGCAGCAACATCAGCGCACGCCTCCATTGTTCGCAGCGACATTGATTACCAATATTTCCGCGATTTTGCCGAAAACAAAGGGCAATTTGTCGCAGGCACACAAAACATTGAAGTTTACGATAAAAAAGGCAACAACTTGGGCGTAACCCTAAAAGGCTTGCCCATGCCCGATTTTTCTGGCGTACCGCAAATTGGCACATTTGTGGAAGCAGGTTTGGGCATCATGATGACACCGCAGTATTACGGCACGGTGGCACACAACGTCAATGCAGGTGTGCGCTTTGGGCAAACGGGCAAACTCAATCCCGATTCCAATCGCTACCACTACCAACTTGCCGACCGCAACGATGCCGAAAAAACCGATAAAAATATCCCACATTGGGATTATGGCACACCACGTTTGGAAAAATTGGTCACCGAAGCCATACCCGCCCCCATTGCCAACATCTCATTGAGCAACACAGAACTCATCAACAACCCACGTTTTGCCGCCTTTGCCCGCATTGGCGCAGGACGACAATTTACCATTGACGCAGCAGGTGCAAAACCCAACCAAGTCAGCAATTCTTACAATTACTTGGCTGGTGGTTCATTGCTGCCCTTTATTCCCACCGCGATGAATGAGGCGGTGGAATACAACGCCACCAAAGGCTTGTTTACCGATGGCGTGGACCCCTTGGCAACCCAACCGCGCAAAGGCGACAGTGGCTCTGCCATTTTGGGCTTTGATACCACATTAAATCAATGGGTTACGGTAGCACATCATCAATCGTCCAATGGCAATGAAAGCATTCCATGGGGTCGTGCGATGATTGCGCGTAAAGCATTTTTTGAAGAACGTGTGAAAGAAGACATTGCGGGCAACATCAGCAACCGCGTCAATAATCAACGCTACAACTGGACACCAACGGGCAACACCTCCAACATCACAGGTGGCAGCACCACGTTGAAAGTGGATTTGCGTGATGACGCTTTGCCCAAACCCACCACAGGCTCGCCCCACATTCCCAGCGCCAATCATGGCAAAACCGTCAATATTTCAGGCAGCAACGGCACTTTGCATTTGACACAAGACATCAATCAAGGCGCAGGGGCTTTGTATTTTGACGCGAATTTTACCGTTTCAGGCAGCCAAGCCAACACCACTTGGCTGGGCGCAGGCGTATCTGTTGCCAACGGCAAAACCGTGAATTGGCAAGTGCATAATCCCAAAGACGACCGTTTATCCAAAATTGGTGGCGGTACGCTGAATATCACAGGCGTGGGCATGAACCAAGGCTCAATCAGCGTGGGCGATGGTAAAGTCGTTTTAAATCAACAAGCAGACGCGACAGGACAAAAACAGGCATTCAGCCAAGTGGGTTTAACAAGCGGTCGCGGTACGGTGGTGTTGGGCGACAACAAACAATTACTTGACAATAATAATATTTATTTTGGTTCACGCGGTGGACGCTTGGATTTGAATGGCAACCATTTGACTTTTGAACGCATTCAAAATACCGATGATGGCGCACAAATTGTCAATCACAATACCAATCAGGCAGCCAGCGTTACCCTTGCACGCAGCAAAGAAGTGACGCCACAAAATGTGGTTTTTGAAGAAAATCGCAACAAAAAACACGATTATGCGATTTATCTTGCCAAACGCAGCGATGGTTCCATTGATTACTATGCCGTGAATGAAGGGCGCAATCCTGCCAGCGTGGGCTTTCCTGCTCAAAAAAGCAACGGTGCAACGTGGCGTTATTTGAGCAGCGACCGCGATGAAGCACTCAATATTTTCTTGAAAATGAAAGCCAACGCACCTTTGCTTGCCAAAAAAGACGCATTTTTCGGCAAATTGGGCGAAACCAACGCCACTTTACCCAACGGTCGCTTGGACGTGCATTTCAATCCCAGCTTAAAAGACGACATTTACATTTTAAACGGTGGCAGCAATCTCAATGGCAACATCAGCGTTCAAAACGGCACGCTGGTGTTATCTGGCACACCCACGCCTCATGCCTACGACCACTTAAACGGCACCGAAGTCATGCTTGACCACGATTGGGTAACGCGCGATTTCAACGCCACCCACATCAACGTGGATTCAGGCAGCCTGAAAACCAGCCGCAACGTGGGCAACATCACCGCCAACATCAGCGTATCGGGCAATGCCCGTGCCGAATTGGGCTTTGTCAATGGCGAAGAAATCTACACCCGTTCATTGCACACAGGCATCACCACCGCCGAAAACAAAACCTATGACGCAGACATTTTGGCATACATTCCCGAAACCCGCGTCAATGGCAACATCAATTTGCGCGACAATGCCACCTTGCGCCTAAATGTGGATTACGACCGCAACATCACCGCCAGCAACGCCACCACCATTGAACTTGCCAACAACGGTCATTGGACTTTACCGTCCAGCCAAGCCATTGGCAATTTGGACGGCGTTTCAGGCAGCCAAATCACGCTCAACGCCCAAAATAAAGAAGGCGTAGAAACAGCCACATCATTCAACACTTTAACCGTAAACGGCAATTTAGACGGCAACATTCATTTCAATTATTTGAGCAATGTGGCACAACAACAAGCCGACAAATTGGTGGTCAAAGGCTATGCCGCAGGCGACCACACCCTGTCCGTACGCAACACAGGCGCAGAAGCCAATATTCAAAAACTGACTTTGGTTGAATTGCAAAATGCCGTTCAAAATGGCGATGATGTGTCCTTCCAATTATCGGGTGGCTATGTGGATGCTGGCGCGTATCGCTACACCCTCAAAAATGACGCAGGCAAAGAATACTATTTGAGCAACCCCAAACGCGCAGCAGAACTTGCCAAATTGCGTGAAGAAGAAGCCAAAAAAGCCGCCGCCGAAGCCGAAAAAGCCAAACAAGCCCTTGCAGACGCACAAAAAGCCAAAGCCGATGCCGAAGCCGCCCTTGCTGCCGCCCAAACAGGCAACAACAATGCCCAACTGGACGCATTGCGCCAACAACTTGCCCAAGCCGAAAAACAAGCCGAGCAAGCCAAAACCGAATTGGCAGAAGCCAAGCGTCAAGAAGAGACCGTTCAAAAACTCATGCAAGAAATGTTTGATTCATTAACCGCCGCGCAAAAAGCCAAAGAACAAGCCGAAGCGCAAAAACAAGAAATTGAATCAGAAAAAAATACCCTGCAACAACAACTTAACGAGGCAAACACACAAAAACAACAAGCCCAAGAAGCCGCCGACACCGCACAAACCGCCTTGCAAGAGGCAATCAACGCCAAAAACGAAGCCGAGCAAGCCCAAAATCAAGCCCAAACCGCTTTGCAAAACGCGCAAGCCGCTCAACGACAAGCCGATGCCGATAAAGCCAAAGCCCTGCAAGATTTACAGGCAGCCCAAGCTCAAAAAGCGGAATTGCAACGACAGCTTACCAATGCCCAAAATTCACAAACGGCAAGTGGCGAAGAATTGGCGGCTTTGCGTGAACAACTTGCCCAAGCCAACACACAACTTGATGAGAAAACACAGGCACTCAATCAAGCCAACACTGCCAAAGAACAAGCAGAGACCGCCAAAACCCAAGCTGAAAATGCCCAAAAACAGGCAGAAAGCCAATTTACCCAAGCACAAAATGATTTAGCAACCGCCCGCCGCAAAAAAGATGAAGCGGAAGAGCAAGCCACGGCATTGCAACAGCAAAAAGACCAAATTCAGGCGAAATTAAATCAAACCACCCAACAGCTTGCCGATGCCGAAGCGCAAACCGCCCAAGCCGAGCAACAATTAAGCGTCTTGCAAGAACAAAAATTGGCAGCCGACACCGCCCGTGAGCAAGCCGAAGCCGCCCAAAAAGCCGCAGAAGATGCCCAAACTGCCGCTCAAAACGAAATCGCCAAATTGCAAGATGCCAAAGAAAAAGCCGAAGCCGAAAGTGCGCGTCAGGCGGAATTGGCACGTCAAGCGGAACTTGCCAAACAAGCCTCTGATTTGGCGAAACAAAAAGCCGAAGAAGACAAAGCAAACGCCATTGCAGAAGCCGAACGTCAAGCTGAATTGGCTCGTCAAGCCGAAACCGCAAAAGTTGCCGCGCAAAACGCCCTCAAATTGGCAGAAGACGCGAAAAATCAAGCACAAACCGATTTAGCAAAAGCCCAAACCGATAAAAACACAGCCCAAGCTGAATTGGCACAAGCCTTAAAAGACAAGGAAGACGCTCAAAAAGCCCTGCAAAACGCCCAAGCTACTGGCGGTCAAGCCCTTGCTGACGCACAAAAGGCTTTGGACGCTGCCAATGCCAAAGTTCGTGAACACGAACAGGCTTTACAGGCAGCCCAAACCGCCCAGCAAGCGGCTGAATCCGCTCAAAAATTGGCGGAGAATCAACGCGATACCGCTTTGACTTCTCTGGCACAAGCTGAAAAAGCCAAAACGGACGCAGAGCAGGCTGTAACGCAAATTCAGGCAGCCTTAAATCAAGCACAAGCGGATAAACAAGCGTCTGATTTGGCGAAACAAAAAGCCGAAGAAGACAAAGCCAACGCCATTGCAGAAGCCAAACGTCAAGCTGAACTGGCACGTCAAGCCGAAGCCGCCAAAGTTACCGCGCAAAACGCCCTCAAATTGGCAGAAGACGCGAAAAATCAAGCACAAGCTGATTTGGCAAAAGCCCAAACCGATAAAAACACAGCCCAAGCTGAATTGGCACAAGCCTTAAAAGACAAGGAAGACGCTCAAAAAGCCCTGCAAAATGCCCAAGCGGATGGTGGTCAAGCCCTTGCTGACGCTCAAAAAGCTTTGGACGCTGCCAATGCCAAAGTTCGTGAACACGAACAGGCTGTACAAGCTGCCCAAAACGCACAACAAGCGGCTGAATCTGCTCAAAAATTGGCAGAGAACCAACGCGATACCGCTTTGAGTTCTTTGGCACAAGCGGAGAAAGCCAAAACGGACGCAGAGCAGACTTTGACACAAATTCAGGCAGCCTTAACCCAAGCGCAAGCGGATAAACAAGCGTCTGATTTAGCAAAACAAAAAGCCGAAGAAGATAAAGCGAACGCCATTGCAGAAGCCGAACGTCAAGCTGAATTGGCGCGTCAAGCCGAAACCGCCAAAGTTGCCGCGCAAAATGCCCTTAAATTGGCAGAAGACGCGAAAAATCAAGCACAAACCGACTTGACAAAAGCCGAAGCTGCCAAAACGGCTGCTGAATCTGCCAAAAAATTGGCGGAAACCGCACGACAAAATGCCGAAAACCAATTACAGGTAGCTTTAACCGCCAAAACTGCTGCTGAAACCGCTCAACAACAAGCGGAATCCGAATTGGCAACCGCCCTGCGCGACAAAAAAATCGCCGAAGACGCGCTTAAATTGGCACAAGACAGCGGCAATCAAGACGTGGCGAAATTGCAAAGCGATTTGGCACAGGCAAACCAACTTGTTCAAGACAAAGAACAGGCTTTACAAGCTGCCCAAAACGCCCAGCAAGCGGCTGAATCCGCTCAAAAATTGGCAGAGAACCAACGCGATACCGCTTTGAACTCTTTGGCACAAGCGGAGAAAGCCAAAACGGACGCAGAACAAGCTATAACGCAAATTCAGGCAGCCTTAACCCAAGTACAAGCGGATAAACAAGCGTCTGATTTGGCTAAACAAAAAGCCGAAGAAGACAAAGCGAACGCCATTGCAGAAGCCGAACGTCAAGCTGAACTGGCTCGTCAAGCGGAAACCGCCAAAGTTGCCGCACAAAACGCCCTCAAATTGGCAGAAGACGCGAAAAATCAAGCACAAACCGACTTGGCAACAGCCGAAGCCGCCAAAACGGCTGCTGAATCTGCCAAAGAATTGGCGGAAACCGCACGACAAAATGCCGAAAACCAATTACAGGCAGCCCTGACCGCAAAAGATGTCGCAGAAACCGAGAAAACCAAAGCCCAAACTGAATTGGCACAAGCCTTAAAAGACAAGGAAGACGCTCAAAAAGCCCTGCAAAACGCCCAAGCTACTGGCGGTCAAGTCCTTGCTGACGCACAAAAGGCTTTGGACGCTGCCAATGCCAAAGTTCGTGAACACGAACAGGCTTTACAGACAGCCCAAAACGCCCAGCAAGCGGCTGAATCCGCTCAAAAAATCGCTGAAAACCAACGCGATACCGCTTTGACTTCTTTGGCACAAGCGGAGAAAGCCAAAACGGACGCAGAGCAGGCTTTGACGCAAATTCAGGCAGCCTTAACCCAAGCGCAAGCGGATAAAGCGAAAGCGGAACAAGACAAACAAGCGTCTGATTTGGCTAAACAACAAGCGGAACAAGACAAGCAAGCCTCCGATTTGGCAAAACAAAAAGCTGAAGAAGACAAAGCCAACGCCATTGCAGAAGCCGAACGTCAAGCTGAATTGGCTCGTCAAGCCGAAACCGCCAAAGTTGCCGCACAAAACGCCCTCAAATTGGCAGAAGACGCTAAAAATCAAGCACAAACCGATTTGGCAACAGCCGAAGCTGCCAAAACGGCTGCTGAATCTGCCAAAGAATTGGCGGAAACCGCACGACAAAATGCCGAAAACCAGTTACAGGCAGCTTTAACCGCCAAAACTGCTGCTGAAACCGCTCAACAACAAGCGGAATCCGAATTGGCAACCGCCCTGCGCGACAAAAAAATCGCCGAAGACGCTTTGAAATTGGCGCAAGACAGCGGCAATCAAGACGTGGCGAAATTGCAAAGCGATTTGGCGCAAGCCAACCAACTTGTTCAAGACAAAGAACAGGCTTTACAGGCAGCCCAAAATGCCCAGCAAGCGGCTGAATCCGCTCAAAAATTGGCAGAGAATCAACGTGATACCGCTTTGACTTCTCTGGCACAAGCGGAAAAAGCCAAAACGGACGCAGAGCAGGCTGTAACGCAAATTCAGGCAGCCTTAACGCAAGCACAAGCGGATAAAGCGAAAGCGGAACAAGACAAGCAAGCCTCCGATTTGGAGAAACAAAAAGCCGAAGAAGATAAAGTTAAAGCAGAGCAAGACAAGCAAGCCTCCGATTTGGCAAAACAAAAAGCCGAAGAAGACAAAGCCAACGCCATTGCAGAAGCCGAACGTCAAGCTGAATTGGCACGTCAAGCCGAAACCGCCAAAGTTGCCGCACAAAACGCCCTTAAATTGGCAGAAGACGCGAAAAATCAAGCACAAATTGATTTGGCAACAGCCGAGGCCGCCAAAATGGCTGCTGAATCTGCCAAAGAATTGGCGGAAACCGCACGACAAAATGCCGAAAGCCAGTTACAGGCAGCTTTAACCGCAAAAGATGTCGCAGAAACCGAGAAAACCAAAGCCCAAACTGAATTGGCAACCGCCCTGCGCGACAAAAAAATCGCCGAAGACGCGTTAAAATTGGCACAGGATAGCGGCAATCAAGACGTGGCGAAATTGCAAAGCGATTTGGCACAAGCCAACCAACTTGTTCAAGATAAGGAACAGGCTTTACAGGCAGCCCAAAACGCCCAGCAAGCGGCTGAATCTGCTCAAAAACTGGCAGAAAACCAACGCGATACCGCTTTGACTTCTCTGGCACAAGCGGAAAAAGCCAAAACGGACGCAGAGCAGGCTGTAACGCAAATTCAGGCAGCCTTAAATCAAGCACAAGCGGATAAAGTGAAAGCGGAACAAGATAAACAAGCGTCTGATTTGGCGAAACAAAAAGCCGAAGAAGATAAAGTTAAAGCAGAGCAAGACAAGCAAGCCTCCGATTTGGCAAAACAAAAAGCCGAAGAAGACAAAGCCAACGCCATTGCAGAAGCCGAGCGTCAAGCTGAATTGGCTCGTCAAGCCGAAACCGCTAAAGTTGCCGCACAAAACGCCCTCAAATTGGCAGAAGACGCGAAAAATCAAGCACAAACCGACTTGACAAAAGCCGAAGCTGCCAAAACGGCTGCTGAATCTGCCAAAGAATTGGCTGAAACCGCACGACAAAATGCCGAAAACCAATTACAGGCAGCCTTAACCGCCAAAACTGCGGCTGAAACCGCTCAAAAACAAGCGGAATCCGAATTGGCAACCGCCCTTCACGACAAAAAAATCGCCGAAGACGCTTTGAAATTGGCACAAGACAGTGGCAATCAAGATGTGGCGAAATTGCAAAGCGATTTGGCACAGGCAAACCAACTTGTTCAAGATAAGGAACAGGCTTTACAGGCAGCCCAAAACGCACAGCAAGCGGCTGAATCCGCTCAAAAATTGGCAGAGAATCAACGTGATACCGCTTTGACTTCTCTGGCACAAGCGGAAAAAGCCAAAACGGACGCAGAGCAGACTTTGACGCAAATTCAGGCAGCCTTAACGCAAGCGCAAGCGGATAAAGCGAAAGCGGAACAAGATAAGCAAACCTCTGATTTGGCGAAACAAAAATCGGAACAAGCCAAATTGCAAGCCGATTTAGCCGCCCAGCAAGCCCAAACCGCGCAAAAACGCGCCGAAGTGGAAGCCACGCGTCAAGCCACGGCTGCGGCACAGTCTGAAATCGCCAAACAAGCCGCGCAACTGCAAGCGCAAAATGCCCAAAAAGCCCAAGCCATCGCCGAAGCCGCACAGCAAGTGGCACAGTTGGCACTCAAACAGGCGCAAACGGCACAGGCTGAATTGGAGGCTTGGAATCAGCGTTTGCAGGCAGCCGCCCAAGCGGACGCGCAAACCATCGCACAAATCCGCAATGAATTGGCAAAAGCGCAGGCTTTGGCAAATGAAACCGCCCAAGCGGTTCAGGCTGCCCAGCAAGATTTGACGCAAAAACAGGCGCAATTGACTCAGGTGCAAGCACAAAACACGCAAATTCAGGCGCAACTCAATCAGGAGAAAACTTTGCGCGAGCAAGCGCAAATCGCCCAACAAGCTGCCGAACAAGTACAGCAAGCAGCCGAACAAGCCAAGTTGAACGCGATTGCGGCACAAAGCCAGTCTGAACGCGAAAAACAACAGGCACAGCAAGCACTTGCCCAAGCAGAACAGTTGGCACAAGAGAAAATCGCCCAAGCAGCCCAGTTGGAACACGAACGCGACCAAATCGCCAAACAATTGGCGCAGGCTTTGAACCAAGCCCAAACCCAAGCGGGCGAATTGGCACAAGCGCAGGCTCAAACCAACTTGGCATTGGCGCAAATCCAAGAAAAAGAACAGGAATTGGCTGCCGCCCAAGCGGAAGCGGAACGCCAAAGAGCGGTACTCGCTGCCGAAATTGCCAAGCAGCAAGCCGAAGCCGCCAAGCAGAAAAAGCAGTCTGAAATCATCAGCCAATATGCGAATGCGGCTTTGTCGGAAGTGTCGGCAACGGCACACCAACAGCAACACATCGCCAGCCGAATTGATGAGCGTTTACAACATCTTAATGGCAAAAATTCGGGTGCTTGGGCGCAAACCGATACCAGCAAAACCCAACATCAATCCGACCAATATCGCGGTTATGAGCAAGACAGCAAACTCACGCAAATCGGTTTGGACAAAACGGTGGAAATCGGTACAGGCAGCCTGACGGTGGGTGCCGCACTCAATCATTTGCGTTACGATGCCAGCTATGCCGATGATTTCAAAGGTAAAGGTCAAACCACCACAGGCACGGTTTACGGCAAATGGCATGGCGAAAGCGGCTTTGCTGTGAATGCGGACGTGTCGGCAGGTCAAGCCAAATCGGAATTGACGACACGTCATGCCTCTGCGCCAAAATCCGACATCAAACGCGATGTGGGCAGCGTGGGCGTGGGCATTTCGCAAGATTGGAACGTGGGCGGTGTGGAAATTCAAGCACATACGGGCGTTCGCCATCAGCACTTGGGCAAAGCGGATTACGCGATTGAGGCACAAGACGGTAGCCAAGTTCAAGTCCAACAAGGCAAAATTGGCATCACCAGCTATCAAGCGGGCGTGAATGTGGGCAAAACGGTGGAAACCGCCAATGGCGTGAAAATCCGCCCACACGCAGGGGTGGCGTATCGCCACAACAACAGCAGCGCGAAAGTTGCCATCAACGGTCAAGAGCTGACGCAAAAATTCGCCAACGAAGTCAAAGGACAAGTGGGCGTGAGCGTGGGCAAAGGCAGTTGGGAAGTGCAACTGAAAGCCGATTATGCGAAAAACAATGAGTCGGGCGAGAAAAAGTCGGCATTGTTGGGCGTGAATTGGAAGTTCTGA